The Paraburkholderia megapolitana genomic sequence GCACCGACTAGAGGAAGCGGCGGAATCTGGCGATCGTCCACCCCGGACAGCAGCGCCGCCAGCATGATCCTCGATGCAACCTGACGACTTCTGCGAATCTGCGCTTTCGATGTCGGGTTGTTCATGAAAGACATCGCAGCGACATACTCGGTGACATGAAGCAACGCGTCGTATAGCAGTGGATCGACTTTCGGATATCCCAGCGCTTCGGCTCGCTTCGTGAACGCTTCGTTCAGGTAGGCAACCGTGCGATCGCGATGCGCGCTAGCCGGCGAATTCAGATCGTGTATCTCGCGGTATAGCGCGCCTATTACCGCTGCGTCTTCGCTCTGCCACTCGAAGAAAGCATCGAGCCCGTACTCGACCAGTTCATGCAGCGAGCTGGCTCTCGCCATGGCCTGCGTCACCGATTCCGCCAACCCCGCCTTGAGTCTCGCAATCAGTTCGTCGAACACCTCACGTTTATCGTCGAACAACCGGTAGAACGTTGGGCGCGAAATCTTCGCGGCCACCAGCAACTGTTCGACGGAACTGCGATGAAAGCCATGCTCGGCGTAGACGCTTCGCGCCGCATCGATTACCAGTTCACGCAGTTCCTGCCCTGAAGGCTCACTTGCGGACGGACGTCCTGGCCTGCGTGCTTTGGGTTCAGCCTTTTTCGTTGTCCTGGCGCGGCGCACCGCATCGGGTGGAGAAGTCGACATCGGGGTCATCGCCTCAGCAAACAAATACACGGCGCAAATCATAACATCCGCGTTATGTTATGCGGCATGTGGCCGGGCGACTCAGTGTCTTCCCCTAGGCAACTGCAAAATTCTTGTTCAATCGAAACACCACTGTTACGATTGCCGTCAATAATAACAAGGCTGTTACGTTAAAACGCACGAAAAGGCCGCACCAGGGCGCGGTTGCGTGGCGCCGAAGCACATCTCGGGACACGAGATATCTAGAGGAGCATCCTTGGAATACGATTTCATCGTTGTCGGTGGCGGCTCGGGCGGCTGCGCAGTCGCAGGACGCCTGGCGCGCCTGCGCCCGCAGGCGCGCATTGCGCTGCTCGAAGCGGGGCCCGACGACAACAGCTTTCTGATTCGTGTTCCGACGGCTGTTGCGCTCGTCGGACCACGCCGCAATGCGCGCAATTACGCCTATGAGACCGTGCCGCAACCGGGCCTGAATGGCCGTCGTGGCTATCAACCGCGCGGCCGCGTCATCGGCGGCTCGAGCTCCATCAATGCGATGGTGTACATCCGCGGTCAGCACGACGACTACGACGACTGGGCCGGGCAAGGCTGCACCGGCTGGAGCTGGAACGAGGTTCTGCCTTATTTCAGGCGCGCCGAAGACAACACACGTGGCGACGATGAGTGGCACGGCAGCGGCGGCCCGCTGCATGTCAGCGATACGCCCGACCCCAATCCGTTTTCGCTCGCGTTCATCGAAGCGGCACGCGAAGCCGGTTTGCCGCACAACACCGATTTCAACGGCGCTGACCAGGAAGGCGCCGGCATGTACCAGCGCACGATCAAGAGCGGCGAACGCTGGAACGCCGCACGCGCGTATCTGTACAGCGCGTCGTTGCCGAACCTGGAAGTACTGACTCACACGCAGGCAATGCGGCTCCTCTTCGAAGGAAAGCGTTGTGTCGGGGTCGAGGTAGAACAGAACGGGGCACGCCGCAGTTTGCGTGCGCGTGCCGAAGTCGTACTCGCGAGCGGCGCCTTTGGCACGCCGCAACTGCTGATGTGCTCCGGTGTCGGCCCGGGCGAACATCTCGCGGCACACGGCATTCCGGTCCTGCACGATGCCGCGCAGGTGGGCGCCAATCTGCACGATCACCTCGATGTGGTGACCTGTCATCGTGTGCGCAACCCGGAGCTACTGGGTGTGTGCGCAAGCGAACCGTTGCGCACGATGAAGGAAATTCGCCGTTATCGCCGCGAGCATCGCGGCATGATCGCGAGCAATATCGCCGAAGCCGGCGGCTTCTTCAAAAGCGATCCGTCGCTGTCGCGCCCGGACGTTCAGATGCATTTCCTCATCGCGATCGTCGACGATCATGCGCGCAAGTTGCATCTGGGTACCGGCATCACGGGGCACGTCTGTCAGTTGCGGCCGAAAAGCCGCGGCAGCGTCAAGCTTGCGAGCGCCGATATTCATGCCGCTCCATTGATCGATCCAGGCTTTCTGTCGAATCCGGATGACCTCGAGACGATGGTAAGAGGCGCGCGCCTGATGAGCAGGATCATGCAGGCTCCAACGCTCGCCGCCTTTAAGCCGAAAGACCTCTACCCGGCAGCCCGCAGCGACGAAGAGTTGCGTGCACAGATTCGCGAACGTGCGGATACCGTTTATCACCCCGTCGGTAGTTGCCGCATGGGGAATGATGCGGCCAGCGTGGTTGATCCGCAGTTGCGCGTGCGTGGTCTCGAAGCGCTGCGCATTGCCGATGCTTCGATCATGCCGCAGATTGTCAGTGGCAACACCAATGCGCCGACCATCATGATTGGCGAGCGTGCAGCGGAATGGCTGGCCGAAGAACATCGCTAGGACGTGTGTGCCTCATCGCCCACCTGCGTGGTCCGGCGACAGGCTCATGAAGCAAGGAAACCGAACATGAAGGACGTCGCACCCTCGCAGCACAGCCATACCGGCGAGACGCAATGGCCACCCGCGAATCTACCTGTTAGCACGTACGAGATGATCCAGCGCGGCGCGGCAATCGATCCGGCTGCTCCTGCGTTGTCGTTTTTCCTGCGCGCCGACATGCACGAAAATCCGGAAACGTGGGACTACGCTGCCCTGCTGCGCCGGATCACGCAGGCGGCCAATAGCTTCCATGCGCTCGGTGTGCGCAAGGACGATGTCGTCTGTTTCCTGCTGCCCAATCTCCCGGAAACGCACTTCACGATCTGGGGCGCCGAAACAGCTGGAATCGCGGCTGCGATCAATCCGCTACTGGAACCGGCTTCGATCGTCTCGCTGCTGACGGCCATGCGGGCGACGGTACTGGTCACGCTCGCGCCGACACTCGGCAGCGATTTGTGGCCAAAACTGAAGCCTGCGCTGGCCGGGATCGATTCGCTGCGCCATGTGATGCTGGTCGATCTCACCGATCGCGTGCCCGCTGCAAAGCAGCCGTTCGATTACGCCGAACTGCGCAAAGGCCTGGCCCCGCATGTGGACGTACACGATTTCAACGCGACGCTCGATCAGCAACCTGCCGATCGTCTGCTCAGCGAACGCATCATCGAAGCTAGCGACGTCGCGTCGCTGTTCTGTACCGGCGGCACCACCGGCCTGCCTAAAATCGCGAAGCGTCGACACGGCAATGAGATCGCGAACACGTGGATGCTCATGCAGACGCTGCCCGGACTCAAACCCGGCAAAAGCATCTTCTGCGGCTTGCCGCTGTTTCATGTGAACGCAGGGAGTTGTACCGGCCTGTTCCCGTTCTCGGTCGGCGCGCAGGTGATCCTCGGTACGCCGCAAGGCTATCGCGGCGAAGGCGTGATCCCCCGCTTCTGGGAGATCGTCGAGCGACATCGCGTGAATTTCTTCATGGCCGTACCGACCGTTTACGCGGCGCTCCTGCAGGTGCCCACCGGCAAGCACGATCTGGGTTCGCTTGAGTACGGCATCTGCGGTGCGGCTTCAATGCCGACTGAAGTGTTTCGCCGGTTCGAAACCGCGTCGGGCATCAAGATTCTCGAAGGCTACGGACTGACCGAAACCTCGGCTGTGAGCAGCCTGAATCCGGCAGATGGCGAACGCCGCATTGGCTCGATCGGCCTGTGCCTGCCGGCGCAGTCGATGAAGGCCGTCGTACTCGATGCCGACGGTCACTATCTGCGCGACTGCGCCGTCGACGAAACCGGTGTGCTCGCAGTCTCGGGACCGAACGTATTTGCCGGTTATCTCGCCGAAGAACACAATCGCGACATCTGGCTCGATCTCGGCGACAGGCGCCGCTGGCTCAATACCGGCGATCTGGGTCGACAAGATGCCGACGGTTATTTCTGGCTCGCCGGACGCAAGAAAGAACTGATTATCCGCGGTGGCCATAACATCGATCCGGCTGCGATCGAAGGTCCACTGCTACGCCATCCCGATGTGCAATTCGCCGCCGCGGTAGCGCGCCCGGACGCGTATGCTGGCGAGCTACCGGTGGTCTACGTGCAACTCAAACCGGGCGCGACGGTAACAGAAGCCGAACTCACCGAATTCGCCGCCAGCCAGATCGGCGAACGCGCGGCACTGCCGAAGCAGGTTCGCATCATCGACATCATGCCGTTGACCGCGGTCGGCAAGATCTTCAAACCGGCGCTCAAGCGGCGCGAGATCGCGGAAACGTTGGCGGCGGCCCTGCGTCAAGCCGGCATCCCATTCGAACTCACCATGCTCGAAAACAGAACCCGTGGCGACGTGCTCCGGGCAATGTTGTTCAACGCGTCCGATGAAGCCGCTGCACGCGACATCCTCGGACAGTTCACCGTGCCGTTCGAAATTGCAGTTACACCAACCCTCGCTAGAGGCGATTGAACGCGACAGCGTTTCCGAAGGGAGAAAACAATGAACATGAATGAACGCGATATGCCTGGCATAGCGATTCCGGTCGAATTCGAACAATGCTTCGCGCGACAACGTGCCGCCTATCTGGCCGAGCCCAATCCGCCGTATGCGCAACGCGTGGCCGACCTGAAATCGCTTGCGCGCATGCTCAAAGAAAATCGCGCTGCGTTTATCGAAGCGATCAATCTCGACTACGGCAACCGCTCCGAATTCGAGACCCTGTTCAGCGAATTCTTCGTCGTGCTCGAAGGCATTCGCGAT encodes the following:
- a CDS encoding acyl-CoA synthetase yields the protein MKDVAPSQHSHTGETQWPPANLPVSTYEMIQRGAAIDPAAPALSFFLRADMHENPETWDYAALLRRITQAANSFHALGVRKDDVVCFLLPNLPETHFTIWGAETAGIAAAINPLLEPASIVSLLTAMRATVLVTLAPTLGSDLWPKLKPALAGIDSLRHVMLVDLTDRVPAAKQPFDYAELRKGLAPHVDVHDFNATLDQQPADRLLSERIIEASDVASLFCTGGTTGLPKIAKRRHGNEIANTWMLMQTLPGLKPGKSIFCGLPLFHVNAGSCTGLFPFSVGAQVILGTPQGYRGEGVIPRFWEIVERHRVNFFMAVPTVYAALLQVPTGKHDLGSLEYGICGAASMPTEVFRRFETASGIKILEGYGLTETSAVSSLNPADGERRIGSIGLCLPAQSMKAVVLDADGHYLRDCAVDETGVLAVSGPNVFAGYLAEEHNRDIWLDLGDRRRWLNTGDLGRQDADGYFWLAGRKKELIIRGGHNIDPAAIEGPLLRHPDVQFAAAVARPDAYAGELPVVYVQLKPGATVTEAELTEFAASQIGERAALPKQVRIIDIMPLTAVGKIFKPALKRREIAETLAAALRQAGIPFELTMLENRTRGDVLRAMLFNASDEAAARDILGQFTVPFEIAVTPTLARGD
- a CDS encoding TetR/AcrR family transcriptional regulator — its product is MSTSPPDAVRRARTTKKAEPKARRPGRPSASEPSGQELRELVIDAARSVYAEHGFHRSSVEQLLVAAKISRPTFYRLFDDKREVFDELIARLKAGLAESVTQAMARASSLHELVEYGLDAFFEWQSEDAAVIGALYREIHDLNSPASAHRDRTVAYLNEAFTKRAEALGYPKVDPLLYDALLHVTEYVAAMSFMNNPTSKAQIRRSRQVASRIMLAALLSGVDDRQIPPLPLVGAKRKPAGR
- a CDS encoding GMC family oxidoreductase gives rise to the protein MEYDFIVVGGGSGGCAVAGRLARLRPQARIALLEAGPDDNSFLIRVPTAVALVGPRRNARNYAYETVPQPGLNGRRGYQPRGRVIGGSSSINAMVYIRGQHDDYDDWAGQGCTGWSWNEVLPYFRRAEDNTRGDDEWHGSGGPLHVSDTPDPNPFSLAFIEAAREAGLPHNTDFNGADQEGAGMYQRTIKSGERWNAARAYLYSASLPNLEVLTHTQAMRLLFEGKRCVGVEVEQNGARRSLRARAEVVLASGAFGTPQLLMCSGVGPGEHLAAHGIPVLHDAAQVGANLHDHLDVVTCHRVRNPELLGVCASEPLRTMKEIRRYRREHRGMIASNIAEAGGFFKSDPSLSRPDVQMHFLIAIVDDHARKLHLGTGITGHVCQLRPKSRGSVKLASADIHAAPLIDPGFLSNPDDLETMVRGARLMSRIMQAPTLAAFKPKDLYPAARSDEELRAQIRERADTVYHPVGSCRMGNDAASVVDPQLRVRGLEALRIADASIMPQIVSGNTNAPTIMIGERAAEWLAEEHR